In Corvus cornix cornix isolate S_Up_H32 chromosome 4A, ASM73873v5, whole genome shotgun sequence, one genomic interval encodes:
- the TMEM255A gene encoding transmembrane protein 255A isoform X1: MRQSLTQQRPAGVALPDSVAWFWVVPWNNRIKLDRKQKANAPPSQWEAGWTVLATAWHRGAQPGCREGVQHRWHRLVSCLLVSWLCACAYIQVLFPEDAVPAERFTYCSLLHPHSSLVASIVFISFGVIAAFCCAIVDGVFAARHIDLRPLYAGRCQYYSKSTTPPEAVCHPQRRAPCTPKIKTNTCFCCDLYNCGNRVEISGGYYEYIDVSSCQDIIHLYHLLWSATILNIVGLFLGIITAAILGGFKDMTPSLPTLNCTVENAHPSVTYYSRPQVTSYNSYYHSTPHLPPYSAYDFQHSSVFPASTPSGLSDDPQSLSPSPSYMWASNAPPRYSPPYFPPFEKPPPYTP, translated from the exons ATGCGGCAGTCCCTGACTCAGCAGCGCCCGGCCGGCGTGGCCCTGCCCGACTCCGTGG CTTGGTTTTGGGTCGTTCCTTGGAATAATCGGATCAAACTTgatagaaaacaaaaggcaaatg CTCCCCCAAGCCAGTGGGAGGCTGGATGGACTGTGCTTGCCACAGCCTGGCACCGAggagcccagccaggctgccGTGAGGGTGTACAGCATCGATGGCATCGGCTGGTCAGCTGCCTTCTGGTCTCATGGCTTTGTGCTTGTGCGTACATCCAAGTGTTGTTCCCTGAAGACGCAGTCCCAGCGGAGAGGTTCACATACTGCAGTCTCCTGCATCCTCACAGCTCA ctggTTGCATCGATCGTCTTCATCAGCTTTGGTGTCATCGCTGCATTCTGCTGTGCCATAGTAGACGGTGTCTTTGCTGCCAGACACATA GATCTGAGGCCGCTGTACGCAGGGCGATGTCAGTACTACTCCAAGAGTACGACCCCACCCGAG GCGGTCTGTCACCCACAGCGCCGTGCCCCCTGCACACCGAAAATAAAAACCAATACCTGCTTCTGCTGTGACCTGTACAACTGTGGGAA CAGAGTAGAGATTTCTGGAGGTTACTATGAATACATTGATGtcagcagctgccaggacaTTATCCACCTTTACCACTTGCTCTGGTCGGCAACAATTCTGAACATAGTCGGGCTATTCCTAGGGATCATTACAGCAGCAATACTTGGAGGCTTTAAAGACATG aCTCCTTCCCTCCCTACACTGAACTGCACAGTTGAAAATGCACACCCTTCAGTGACCTACTACTCCAGGCCACAAGTGACATCTTACAACTCCTACTACCACAGCACTCCTCACCTGCCTCCATACTCCGCTTATGACTTTCAG CATTCCAGCGTGTTTCCAGCCTCCACTCCTTCTGGCCTCTCCGATGACCcccagtccctgtccccatctccCAGCTATATGTGGGCCTCTAATGCGCCGCCTCGTTATTCACCGCCGTATTTCCcaccttttgaaaagccaccACCTTACACACCATAA
- the TMEM255A gene encoding transmembrane protein 255A isoform X4 produces the protein MRQSLTQQRPAGVALPDSVGSFNRRKRNSLYVTVTLLIVSVLILTVGLAATTRTQNVTVGGYYPGVILGFGSFLGIIGSNLIENKRQMLVASIVFISFGVIAAFCCAIVDGVFAARHIDLRPLYAGRCQYYSKSTTPPEAVCHPQRRAPCTPKIKTNTCFCCDLYNCGKVEISGGYYEYIDVSSCQDIIHLYHLLWSATILNIVGLFLGIITAAILGGFKDMTPSLPTLNCTVENAHPSVTYYSRPQVTSYNSYYHSTPHLPPYSAYDFQHSSVFPASTPSGLSDDPQSLSPSPSYMWASNAPPRYSPPYFPPFEKPPPYTP, from the exons ATGCGGCAGTCCCTGACTCAGCAGCGCCCGGCCGGCGTGGCCCTGCCCGACTCCGTGG gGTCGttcaatagaagaaaaagaaattcccTCTACGTAACTGTGACTCTCCTCATTGTGTCAGTATTAATTCTAACGGTGGGCCTAGCTGCTACAACAAGAACCCAAAATGTGACTGTTGGAGGTTATTACCCAGGGGTTATT CTTGGTTTTGGGTCGTTCCTTGGAATAATCGGATCAAACTTgatagaaaacaaaaggcaaatg ctggTTGCATCGATCGTCTTCATCAGCTTTGGTGTCATCGCTGCATTCTGCTGTGCCATAGTAGACGGTGTCTTTGCTGCCAGACACATA GATCTGAGGCCGCTGTACGCAGGGCGATGTCAGTACTACTCCAAGAGTACGACCCCACCCGAG GCGGTCTGTCACCCACAGCGCCGTGCCCCCTGCACACCGAAAATAAAAACCAATACCTGCTTCTGCTGTGACCTGTACAACTGTGGGAA AGTAGAGATTTCTGGAGGTTACTATGAATACATTGATGtcagcagctgccaggacaTTATCCACCTTTACCACTTGCTCTGGTCGGCAACAATTCTGAACATAGTCGGGCTATTCCTAGGGATCATTACAGCAGCAATACTTGGAGGCTTTAAAGACATG aCTCCTTCCCTCCCTACACTGAACTGCACAGTTGAAAATGCACACCCTTCAGTGACCTACTACTCCAGGCCACAAGTGACATCTTACAACTCCTACTACCACAGCACTCCTCACCTGCCTCCATACTCCGCTTATGACTTTCAG CATTCCAGCGTGTTTCCAGCCTCCACTCCTTCTGGCCTCTCCGATGACCcccagtccctgtccccatctccCAGCTATATGTGGGCCTCTAATGCGCCGCCTCGTTATTCACCGCCGTATTTCCcaccttttgaaaagccaccACCTTACACACCATAA
- the TMEM255A gene encoding transmembrane protein 255A isoform X2 encodes MRQSLTQQRPAGVALPDSVAWFWVVPWNNRIKLDRKQKANAPPSQWEAGWTVLATAWHRGAQPGCREGVQHRWHRLVSCLLVSWLCACAYIQVLFPEDAVPAERFTYCSLLHPHSSLVASIVFISFGVIAAFCCAIVDGVFAARHIDLRPLYAGRCQYYSKSTTPPEAVCHPQRRAPCTPKIKTNTCFCCDLYNCGKVEISGGYYEYIDVSSCQDIIHLYHLLWSATILNIVGLFLGIITAAILGGFKDMTPSLPTLNCTVENAHPSVTYYSRPQVTSYNSYYHSTPHLPPYSAYDFQHSSVFPASTPSGLSDDPQSLSPSPSYMWASNAPPRYSPPYFPPFEKPPPYTP; translated from the exons ATGCGGCAGTCCCTGACTCAGCAGCGCCCGGCCGGCGTGGCCCTGCCCGACTCCGTGG CTTGGTTTTGGGTCGTTCCTTGGAATAATCGGATCAAACTTgatagaaaacaaaaggcaaatg CTCCCCCAAGCCAGTGGGAGGCTGGATGGACTGTGCTTGCCACAGCCTGGCACCGAggagcccagccaggctgccGTGAGGGTGTACAGCATCGATGGCATCGGCTGGTCAGCTGCCTTCTGGTCTCATGGCTTTGTGCTTGTGCGTACATCCAAGTGTTGTTCCCTGAAGACGCAGTCCCAGCGGAGAGGTTCACATACTGCAGTCTCCTGCATCCTCACAGCTCA ctggTTGCATCGATCGTCTTCATCAGCTTTGGTGTCATCGCTGCATTCTGCTGTGCCATAGTAGACGGTGTCTTTGCTGCCAGACACATA GATCTGAGGCCGCTGTACGCAGGGCGATGTCAGTACTACTCCAAGAGTACGACCCCACCCGAG GCGGTCTGTCACCCACAGCGCCGTGCCCCCTGCACACCGAAAATAAAAACCAATACCTGCTTCTGCTGTGACCTGTACAACTGTGGGAA AGTAGAGATTTCTGGAGGTTACTATGAATACATTGATGtcagcagctgccaggacaTTATCCACCTTTACCACTTGCTCTGGTCGGCAACAATTCTGAACATAGTCGGGCTATTCCTAGGGATCATTACAGCAGCAATACTTGGAGGCTTTAAAGACATG aCTCCTTCCCTCCCTACACTGAACTGCACAGTTGAAAATGCACACCCTTCAGTGACCTACTACTCCAGGCCACAAGTGACATCTTACAACTCCTACTACCACAGCACTCCTCACCTGCCTCCATACTCCGCTTATGACTTTCAG CATTCCAGCGTGTTTCCAGCCTCCACTCCTTCTGGCCTCTCCGATGACCcccagtccctgtccccatctccCAGCTATATGTGGGCCTCTAATGCGCCGCCTCGTTATTCACCGCCGTATTTCCcaccttttgaaaagccaccACCTTACACACCATAA
- the TMEM255A gene encoding transmembrane protein 255A isoform X3: MRQSLTQQRPAGVALPDSVGSFNRRKRNSLYVTVTLLIVSVLILTVGLAATTRTQNVTVGGYYPGVILGFGSFLGIIGSNLIENKRQMLVASIVFISFGVIAAFCCAIVDGVFAARHIDLRPLYAGRCQYYSKSTTPPEAVCHPQRRAPCTPKIKTNTCFCCDLYNCGNRVEISGGYYEYIDVSSCQDIIHLYHLLWSATILNIVGLFLGIITAAILGGFKDMTPSLPTLNCTVENAHPSVTYYSRPQVTSYNSYYHSTPHLPPYSAYDFQHSSVFPASTPSGLSDDPQSLSPSPSYMWASNAPPRYSPPYFPPFEKPPPYTP, from the exons ATGCGGCAGTCCCTGACTCAGCAGCGCCCGGCCGGCGTGGCCCTGCCCGACTCCGTGG gGTCGttcaatagaagaaaaagaaattcccTCTACGTAACTGTGACTCTCCTCATTGTGTCAGTATTAATTCTAACGGTGGGCCTAGCTGCTACAACAAGAACCCAAAATGTGACTGTTGGAGGTTATTACCCAGGGGTTATT CTTGGTTTTGGGTCGTTCCTTGGAATAATCGGATCAAACTTgatagaaaacaaaaggcaaatg ctggTTGCATCGATCGTCTTCATCAGCTTTGGTGTCATCGCTGCATTCTGCTGTGCCATAGTAGACGGTGTCTTTGCTGCCAGACACATA GATCTGAGGCCGCTGTACGCAGGGCGATGTCAGTACTACTCCAAGAGTACGACCCCACCCGAG GCGGTCTGTCACCCACAGCGCCGTGCCCCCTGCACACCGAAAATAAAAACCAATACCTGCTTCTGCTGTGACCTGTACAACTGTGGGAA CAGAGTAGAGATTTCTGGAGGTTACTATGAATACATTGATGtcagcagctgccaggacaTTATCCACCTTTACCACTTGCTCTGGTCGGCAACAATTCTGAACATAGTCGGGCTATTCCTAGGGATCATTACAGCAGCAATACTTGGAGGCTTTAAAGACATG aCTCCTTCCCTCCCTACACTGAACTGCACAGTTGAAAATGCACACCCTTCAGTGACCTACTACTCCAGGCCACAAGTGACATCTTACAACTCCTACTACCACAGCACTCCTCACCTGCCTCCATACTCCGCTTATGACTTTCAG CATTCCAGCGTGTTTCCAGCCTCCACTCCTTCTGGCCTCTCCGATGACCcccagtccctgtccccatctccCAGCTATATGTGGGCCTCTAATGCGCCGCCTCGTTATTCACCGCCGTATTTCCcaccttttgaaaagccaccACCTTACACACCATAA